A genomic segment from Salvia splendens isolate huo1 chromosome 13, SspV2, whole genome shotgun sequence encodes:
- the LOC121760535 gene encoding protein NPGR1-like: protein MLCACSGEQFKLEEAIPQSPESLATRDFSASGISSRTGNGDWESKLEDAQVDEAESTLKEALSLNYEEARALLGRLEYQRGNFDAALQVFQGIDIRLLSPRMSMAISERTRPRKSRSSRGRNVLTGVMSLHSVSLLLEAMLLKANSLAELGRVKEAASECKIILDTVESALPCGTYSEINGDSKLLEMFHRALELLPKLWLQAGSVDEAIAAYRRALLRPWNLDPQLLAKVQKDLAATLLYGGVEASIPPESKPIGATFPDSSMEESILLLFILMQKVVYGEIEWDPEIMDHLTFALAMCGEFESLADHVEQVLPGIYNRAERWYFLALCYSAAGQNTTALNLLKKVSGLSESNHKPHLASFLLGAKVCSQDPAESLEGVKFARRVIDASINHNEHMLGQANKFLGICYGNAARKSTSDSERVALHRNSVNSFSHTLRAGIEDPEISFHLGLENAVQRNLALSLNQAMVYSKTSAGSSARGWKLLARVASAEQRLVDAEAIVDLALDETESIEQLELLRLKALVQIAQEQPKQAIETYRILLALIRGQGEILEKSAKKVEAETILELDAWLDLARLYSSHELWLDADICIRKAKATNFYSARTWHETGRLFEAKQQYQDAIAAFALSLSIVPDYVPSIVSTARILMKMSSRSLHIAKSFLMSALRLEPTSHEAWSSLGLVYKMEGSVQQAADAFQAAHELELSAPVQSFL from the exons ATGTTGTGCGCGTGTTCCGGGGAGCAATTCAAGCTTGAGGAGGCGATCCCGCAGTCTCCTGAATCGCTGGCGACAAGGGATTTCTCCGCCAGTGGAATCTCTTCAAGGACTGGAAACGGCGATTGGGAATCCAAGCTCGAAGATGCTCAGGTCGATGAAGCGGAATCCACGTTGAAGGAGGCGCTTTCTCTGAATTACGAG GAAGCGAGAGCTTTGCTGGGAAGACTTGAGTACCAAAGGGGCAATTTTGATGCTGCCCTTCAAGTTTTTCAAGGGATTGATATCAGGCTGCTGTCGCCTAGAATGTCGATGGCCATTTCGGAGAGGACTCGGCCGCGGAAATCGCGGTCGTCTCGAGGGAGGAATGTGCTCACTGGTGTGATGTCGCTGCATTCAGTGAGCTTACTTCTTGAAGCAATGCTGCTCAAGGCCAATTCTCTAGCGGAGCTGGGACGTGTTAAAG AAGCCGCGAGCGAGTGCAAGATTATCTTGGACACGGTCGAATCAGCTCTTCCTTGTGGCACATATAGTGAGATAAACGGAGATAGTAAACTGCTGGAGATGTTTCACAGGGCGCTCGAACTGCTTCCCAAGCTATGGTTGCAAGCAGGATCCGTAGACGAGGCGATTGCTGCATACCGGAGGGCGCTGCTGAGGCCGTGGAATTTGGATCCTCAGCTGCTGGCGAAAGTGCAGAAGGACCTAGCAGCCACATTGCTGTACGGAGGCGTCGAGGCAAGCATTCCTCCCGAGTCTAAACCTATCGGAGCCACGTTCCCCGACAGTAGCATGGAAGAGTCGATTCTCCTGTTGTTTATACTGATGCAGAAGGTTGTTTACGGTGAAATTGAATGGGATCCTGAAATTATGGATCATTTAACCTTTGCACTCGCAATGTGTGGAGAGTTCGAGTCTTTGGCAGATCACGTGGAGCAAGTTCTTCCGGGGATATACAATCGGGCCGAGAGGTGGTACTTTCTCGCACTCTGCTATAGCGCTGCAGGTCAGAATACGACGGCTCTGAATCTTCTAAAGAAAGTGTCTGGATTGTCGGAGAGTAATCACAAGCCTCATTTGGCGTCGTTTTTGCTTGGAGCAAAGGTATGCTCTCAAGATCCGGCCGAGTCTCTGGAAGGGGTGAAGTTTGCGCGCAGAGTAATTGATGCTTCGATAAACCACAACGAGCACATGCTCGGCCAAGCTAATAAGTTTCTCGGCATCTGCTATGGGAATGCTGCGAGGAAATCCACATCCGATTCTGAAAGAGTCGCTCTACATAGAAACTCCGTTAACTCGTTCAGCCATACATTGCGCGCTGGGATTGAAGATCCGGAGATCAGCTTCCATCTCGGGTTGGAAAACGCTGTACAGAGAAACTTAGCTTTGTCTTTGAACCAAGCCATGGTGTACTCAAAGACAAGCGCTGGCAGCTCTGCAAGAGGCTGGAAGCTTTTGGCGCGCGTTGCGTCAGCCGAACAGAGGCTGGTGGATGCAGAAGCCATCGTTGATCTTGCATTGGACGAAACAGAAAGCATCGAACAGCTCGAGCTTCTTAGGTTGAAAGCCCTCGTTCAGATCGCTCAAGAGCAACCGAAGCAGGCTATAGAAACCTATAGGATCTTGCTAGCTCTGATTCGTGGACAGGGCGAAATTCTCGAGAAAAGCGCAAAAAAG GTGGAAGCTGAGACGATTCTCGAGTTAGATGCATGGTTGGATTTGGCTCGACTTTATTCGAGTCACGAGTTATGGTTGGATGCGGACATCTGCATTAGGAAGGCGAAGGCAACTAATTTTTACTCTGCTCGAACCTGGCACGAAACAG GAAGACTTTTCGAAGCCAAACAACAGTACCAAGACGCGATTGCAGCGTTCGCGTTGTCTTTATCGATCGTTCCGGATTACGTCCCGAGTATAGTCTCGACCGCCAGGATACTGATGAAGATGAGCAGCCGGTCGCTCCACATAGCAAAGAGCTTCCTAATGAGCGCGTTACGCTTGGAGCCCACTAGCCACGAGGCGTGGTCGAGTCTCGGACTCGTCTACAAGATGGAAGGATCGGTGCAGCAAGCTGCAGACGCGTTCCAAGCCGCGCACGAGCTCGAGCTCTCTGCCCCTGTCCAAAGCTTTTTATGA